AATGAACCACTAGTAATTTCAATAAAAAATGCTCCAATTGTGAAAATGCTTATAAATATTAAAACAAATCTTGTTTTAACTATGTTTAAGTTCTTTTCTTTTGTTTCTAGATTTGTAACAACTTCCATCCCATAAAATAATGAAACAGATGATTTGCTTAGGTTTGTTGTAACACAAACTAAATACACTAATATAAAGTTTAAGTTTATTTGAGAAACAAGAGTTGCTTTGTCTTTGGTTTCCAGAGGCAAACTTAAAAGAAGTATTGAACTAACAACCATTAAAGATAAAGTTATAGACCCAAATCACAGTAATGGCTTTTTTAAGTCGCTTTTTATTAATTTGAAATCCATTTTTATCACCTTTTATAATTATATTTTAAATATGACTTCTTTATTAAGAATATTTCGATAATTTTTTTTTTTTTTTTTCAAAAAAGTGCTAGTTATTTTTTGTATATGGACTTATAATAGAAATGTAAATTAAGTAAAAGTTTTTATAAGCCAACATATTGGGTTGGTGTTTCTACAATGTACCTATACATTCCTAAAAACGAAACACAGAAAGGAGCTAACTTTTTACTAGTGATATAAAAAGTGCTCCTTTTTTTATAAAATATAATAACAAAAACTAATTTACGCATTAGAAATAGAGAAATAATTTTTAAAGGAGGATATATGAAAAAATTATTATCAGGATTAATGGCTACTGCCATTGTTGGGACAAGCGCATCAGCTGTTGCTGCTTGTGGATCACCTTATAAAGCTTTCAATGAAATCTATCTAGTAACAGATGCAGGTAAAATTAATGACAAATCATTTAACGAATCTGGTTACAACGGTGGTAACGAAGTTATGAAAAGACTTGGTGATGTATCTGAGGGTTATAGTGGAATCGGTTATTTTCAACCACCTTCAATCACAGAATTAGAAACAGGTTATAGCAATGCTCAAACAGCAGGAGCTAAAACACTTATATTACCAGGATTTCACCATGCTGGAGATCATTTAAAAAATGCTTCTGAGGCAATGAAGAAAAACGACGGAAATGTAATTTTCCTTGATGGAGTACCTGAGGATGAAAATGGTAATACTTTAGATAATGTTGTAGGATTCCTATTTAGATCTGATATATCAGCATTCTACTCAGGGTTTGCTTCAATTATATGATCAATAACAAATAATAATTACAAAGGTCAAGAATTGAAATTAGCAACATTTGGCGGAGTACCAAATGGTTTAGCTGTTGAAAGTTTCATGATTGGTTACTTAGCTTCAATTGATTTTTATAACCAATTGAAAGAAAATGAAACAGGAGTAAAAAAATTAACTGAGGTTTATAAAGCTGCGGGTATGGATGAATCAAAAATTGAGGAAGCTTTAAAAGTTAATGTATCAAGAGTTGACAGTCAAAAAACAGTTAAGTCTGAGTTTAAAAGTAACTTCTTTACAGACAACTTTAATGCTGGTGGAGGTACAGTAATTTCTCAACAACTTGTTAATGGAGGTGCTGATGTTGTTATGGGTGTTGCTGGACCACAAACAGGAGACTTATTGAGTGTAATAAAAAACCAAAGAGCTAATACAATGGTTGTTGGTGTTGATACAGATCAGGTGAATGCTTACCCTGGAAGTAGTGATAAATTTATTACTTCAGCAGAAAAAGATTTAGTATCTGCAACAATTGCAGGAGCTGCAATGACAACTTATGCGGATAACAAAGAGCTTAAAGAAAAATCAAAAGATGAAATTGCTAAAGTTATACTTAAAGACGATCAAAAAAATTTAGAGGATTGAAAAGGTCAAGAAATTTATATGGGTGGATCATTCTCTAAAGATGGAAAAAATAAAATTAATTCACAATTGCATGACGCAATAGAAAAAGCAATTCCAAATGAGGCACTTATTGATGCTTCAACATACTACTTTGATAAACAAGATTCTACTGCAGATGGTTGATTAAAAAACATTGGAGACGATACTATTAAAGAATATGTTAACTTAGTTATGAACAGTCTGGGTTTAACAGGAGATGT
This genomic interval from Spiroplasma monobiae MQ-1 contains the following:
- a CDS encoding BMP family ABC transporter substrate-binding protein; its protein translation is MKKLLSGLMATAIVGTSASAVAACGSPYKAFNEIYLVTDAGKINDKSFNESGYNGGNEVMKRLGDVSEGYSGIGYFQPPSITELETGYSNAQTAGAKTLILPGFHHAGDHLKNASEAMKKNDGNVIFLDGVPEDENGNTLDNVVGFLFRSDISAFYSGFASIIWSITNNNYKGQELKLATFGGVPNGLAVESFMIGYLASIDFYNQLKENETGVKKLTEVYKAAGMDESKIEEALKVNVSRVDSQKTVKSEFKSNFFTDNFNAGGGTVISQQLVNGGADVVMGVAGPQTGDLLSVIKNQRANTMVVGVDTDQVNAYPGSSDKFITSAEKDLVSATIAGAAMTTYADNKELKEKSKDEIAKVILKDDQKNLEDWKGQEIYMGGSFSKDGKNKINSQLHDAIEKAIPNEALIDASTYYFDKQDSTADGWLKNIGDDTIKEYVNLVMNSLGLTGDVI